A DNA window from Arachis hypogaea cultivar Tifrunner chromosome 18, arahy.Tifrunner.gnm2.J5K5, whole genome shotgun sequence contains the following coding sequences:
- the LOC140181313 gene encoding uncharacterized protein: MAGEPLYLYLAVTEEALAAVLIREEGKAQQPIYFVSRALQGAELRYSKLEKLALALLTSSRRLRQYFQSHRVVVRTDQAIRQVLQKPDLAGRMMTWAIELSQYDLQYEPRHAIKAQAMADFLVEVTGDLPEETGTRWRLHVDGASNQTSGGAGVILESPAGVVYEQSTKFEFPVSNNQAEYEALLGGLTLAREVGATRLEVCSDSQVVTSQVNGSYQARDLLLQRYLEKVRELTRQFQEITVQHVPREKNTRADLLSKLASTKPGADNRSLIQGMVKEPTVALHLAEASPSWLDPIINFLEHGTLPDDEKATKMLRREAAKYAIIQGQLFRKGLSQPLLKCLHPDQTDYVITRFGIPEVIISDIGTQFTDKKFTEFLAGLGIKKKFSSVEHPQTNGQVESANKVILLGLKKRLDNKKGAWADELALVLWSYRTTEQSSTGETPFRLTYGVDAVIPVEIGEPSPRLLLAEVEEAVEKDLVDETREMTHLSETALKQRIALRCNTKVLRREFEERDLVLRRNDVGLPTRGEGKLAANWEGPYRIKEVLGKGAYKLERLNGKEISRTWNAGNLRRFYS, encoded by the exons ATGGCCGGAGAACCACTCTACCTCTACCTGGCCGTAACAGAGGAAGCGCTTGCAGCAGTGCTGATACGAGAGGAAGGGAAAGCTCAGCAACCAATCTACTTTGTAAGCAGGGCGTTACAAGGAGCAGAGCTGAGGTATAGCAAATTGGAGAAACTGGCGCTGGCACTCCTAACCTCCTCCCGAAGGCTGAGGCAGTACTTCCAGAGCCACCGTGTTGTCGTGAGAACGGACCAAGCAATTCGACAAGTACTCCAAAAGCCTGATTTGGCAGGAAGGATGATGACATGGGCCATCGAGCTCTCCCAATATGATTTGCAGTACGAGCCCCGGCATGCAATCAAGGCGCAGGCAATGGCAGATTTCCTAGTGGAGGTAACAGGCGATCTCCCCGAggaaacgggcacacggtggaggcttcATGTAGATGGGGCCTCCAACCAGACGTCCGGGGGCGCTGGGGTCATCTTAGAGAGCCCAGCCGGGGTCGTGTACGAGCAATCGACCAAGTTCGAGTTTCCCGTATcgaacaaccaagcggaatatgaagcccTCTTGGGAGGACTGACCCTAGCTAGGGAAGTCGGGGCGACAAGGCTGGAAGTGTGCAGCGACTCACAGGTCGTCACCTCGCAAGTGAACGGAAGCTATCAAGCAAGAGACCTGTTGCTGCAAAGGTATTTGGAAAAGGTTAGAGAGTTGACTAGGCAATTCCAGGAAATCACGGTCCAACATGTTCCAAGGGAAAAGAACACACGGGCGGACCTCCTATCTAAACTAGCAAGCACAAAGCCGGGAGCGGACAACCGGTCTCTTATCCAGGGCATGGTAAAGGAGCCAACGGTCGCCCTGCATTTGGCGGAAGCAAGCCCCTCCTGGTTGGACCCTATCATAAACTTCCTGGAACATGGCACACTACCTGATGATGAGAAAGCAACCAAAATGTTGAGAAGGGAGGCGGCCAAATATGCAATCATACAAGGACAACTATTCAGAAAGGGACTCAGCCAACCCCTACTGAAGTGCTtgcaccccgaccagacggactac gtgataacccgtttTGGCATACCAGAGGTCATCATTTCGGATATTGGGACGCAATTCACTGACAAGAAATTCACAGAGTTCCTCGCCGGCCTGGGGATaaagaaaaagttttcctcagttGAACATCCCCAGACGAACGGACAAGTGGAATCCGCAAACAAAGTCATCCTACTAGGCCTCAAGAAGCGCTTAGACAACAAGAAAGGCGCATGGGCCGACGAGCTCGCTTTAGTCCTCTGGTCCTACCGGACAACCGAGCAAAGCTCCACAGGGGAAACCCCCTTTCGCCTAACATACGGGGTCGACGCGGTGATACCTGTGGAGATTGGCGAACCGAGCCCACGGCTACTTCTTGCAGAAGTAGAAGAAGCAGTGGAAAAGGACCTGGTGGACGAGACCAGAGAGATGACCCACTTGTCAGAAACAGCACTGAAACAAAGAATAGCTCTACGCTGCAACACTAAAGTCCTCAGGAGGGAATTTGAGGAAAGAGACCTCGTCCTGCGACGCAACGACGTCGGTTTACCAACCcgaggagaaggaaagctggcggcaaactgggaaggcccctacagaatCAAAGAAGTGCTCGGCAAAGGTGCCTACAAGCTGGAGAGACTCAACGGCAAAGAAATCTCGAGAACATGGAATGCAGGTAACCTAAGGAGATTCTATTCGTAG
- the LOC112769782 gene encoding DNA polymerase delta catalytic subunit-like, protein MGSGSSFRVSSKRAQALKIAEFPILGRIRNSRVRVKDTTFSSRQYGTRESKEVAVEGRVQFDLLQVMQRDYKLSSYSLNSVSAHFLSEQKEDVHHSIISDLQNGNAETRRRLAVYCLKVHILICFSRSMLCATTIWSAF, encoded by the exons ATGGGTAGCGGCAGTAGCTTCAGGGTTAGCTCCAAG AGAGCTCAAGCCTTGAAAATAGCAGAATTTCCTATTTTGGGCCGTATCAGGAACAGTAGGGTCCGAGTAAAGGATACAACTTTTTCATCTAG ACAGTATGGAACCAGAGAAAGTAAAGAAGTTGCTGTAGAAGGGAGAGTTCAGTTTGATCTGCTCCAG GTTATGCAAAGAGACTACAAATTAAGTTCTTATTCTTTGAATTCTGTTTCAGCACACTTTCTTTCTGAGCAG AAAGAGGATGTTCACCATTCTATCATATCTGATCTTCAGAATGGAAATGCAGAAACTAGGAGGCGCCTTGCTGTGTATTGTTTAAAGGttcatattttgatttgtttCTCTCGTAGTATGCTTTGTGCAACTACCATTTGGTCTGCATTTTAG
- the LOC112773004 gene encoding uncharacterized protein, with the protein MAEQDHLPFPKLSSTKPLVPSLSPPPPPTTTTTTSPTLSSAMRYPSLKFHPPLQVPLLSISSLSTLPKRLLIGTLSRRSSWRRSPRRQHLHPSQSSRAVGFAEIASSGAPCFNCIKR; encoded by the exons ATGGCGGAGCAGGACCACCTTCCGTTCCCGAAACTTTCCTCTACGAAACCCTTAGTCCCATCTCTTTCTCCGCCGCCACCGCCGACGACGACAACAACAACGAGTCCTACTCTGTCTTCCGCAATGAGATATCCCTCTCTGAAATTCCATCCACCGCTCCAGGTTCCGCTGCTATCGATTTCTTCTCTCTCGACATTGCCAAAGAGACTTCTGATCGGGACTCTCTCCCGCCGATCGTCGTGGCGAAGGAGCCCAAGACGCCAGCACTTGCACCCGAGCCAAAGCTCGAGAGCAGTTGGTTTCGCGGAAATTGCAAGTTCAGGAGCCCCATGCTTCAACTGCATAAAG AGATAG
- the LOC112769781 gene encoding uncharacterized protein — protein sequence MRSKHGNLMLNFVLTLFVYFRNRSSGKVSLGGRINSRIRHDALERIIGEGDRNCIWELRMNTNAFANLCELLQVQGGLCEDGQVSLPEQVATFLIILAHHKKNRNLQVRFCRSGETVSKYFNKVLKAIIRMQNLLFAKASPVEEDCIDPTWRKFKGCLGALDGTYIEVTVPESDKSRYRTRKGKICTNVLGVCNRDMSFVYVLSG from the exons ATGAGATCGAAGCATGGTAATTTGATGTTGAACTTTGTTCTTACATTATTTGTGTACTTTAGGAATAGAAGTAGTGGGAAAGTGTCATTAGGCGGAAGAATAAATAGTAGAATTAGACATGATGCTTTAGAGCGTATTATTGGTGAAGGTGATAGGAATTGTATTTGGGAGTTAAGAATGAACACAAATGCCTTTGCTAATTTGTGCGAGTTGCTTCAAGTCCAAGGAGGACTTTGTGAGGATGGTCAAGTAAGCTTGCCGGAACAAGTTGCAACTTTTTTAATTATCTTAGCTCATCACAAGAAAAACCGTAATCTACAAGTTAGATTTTGTAGGTCTGGGGAAACAGTTAGTAAGTATTTCAACAAGGTTTTAAAGGCTATTATACGTATGCAAAACTTGTTATTCGCCAAGGCCTCACCGGTTGAAGAGGATTGCATAGACCCAACATGGAGAAAGTTTAAG GGTTGCTTGGGAGCATTAGATGGCACTTATATAGAAGTGACAGTCCCCGAGTCTGATAAGTCAAGATATCGAACAAGGAAGGGTAAAATATGTACTAATGTCCTAGGAGTGTGTAATCGAGATATGAGCTTTGTTTATGTACTTAGTGGATGA